A genomic segment from Dasypus novemcinctus isolate mDasNov1 chromosome X, mDasNov1.1.hap2, whole genome shotgun sequence encodes:
- the AWAT1 gene encoding acyl-CoA wax alcohol acyltransferase 1 — MSCSKQPNNFQSLMLLQWPLSYLAIFLILLPLFMCLLFTSLWPLPTLYFAWLFRDWKTPDQGGRRSAWVRNWYIWTYVRDYFPIMILKTKDLPPEHNYLLGVHPHGILSFGAFCNLCTEATGFSKIFPGITPHLATLSWFFKVPLIRDYLMASGVCSVSQSAIDYMLSHGPGNLVGIVVGGVGEALQSVPSSTTLILQKHKGFVRTALQHGAHLVPTFTFGETEVYEQVQFPEDSRMYKLQSCFRRIFGFYCCVFYGQGFCQGTTGLLPYPQPLVTVVGEPLPLPKLEKPSQELVDKYHVLYMDAVQKLFDQHKTQYGFSETQQLIFL; from the exons ATGTCTTGTTCCAAGCAGCCTAATAACTTCCAGAGTCTGATGCTTCTGCAGTGGCCCTTGAGCTACCTAGCCATAT TTTTGATCTTGCTGCCATTGTTCATGTGCCTGCTGTTTACATCTTTGTGGCCACTACCAACCCTTTACTTTGCCTGGCTATTCCGGGACTGGAAGACCCCAGATCAAG GTGGCAGGCGTTCAGCTTGGGTAAGGAACTGGTATATCTGGACCTACGTCAGGGACTATTTTCCCATTATG ATCCTGAAGACTAAAGACCTGCCACCTGAGCACAACTACCTCCTAGGGGTTCACCCCCATGGCATCTTGTCCTTTGGTGCCTTCTGCAACCTCTGCACTGAGGCCACCGGCTTTTCGAAGATCTTCCCAGGCATCACTCCTCACCTGGCCACATTGTCTTGGTTCTTCAAGGTCCCCCTTATTAGGGACTACCTCATGGCCTCAG GTGTTTGCTCTGTGAGTCAGTCAGCTATTGACTACATGCTGAGCCATGGCCCTGGCAACCTCGTGGGCATTgtagtgggaggtgtgggagagGCCCTGCAAAGTGTGCCCAGCAGTACCACCCTCATCCTTCAGAAGCACAAGGGGTTTGTACGCACAGCCCTTCAGCATGG GGCTCATCTGGTCCCCACCTTTACTTTTGGAGAGACCGAGGTGTATGAGCAAGTGCAGTTCCCTGAGGACAGCAGGATGTACAAGTTACAGAGCTGCTTCCGCCGAATCTTTGGTTTCTACTGTTGTGTCTTCTATGGACAAGGCTTCTGCCAAGGCACCACAGGGCTCCTGCCATATCCCCAGCCTCTTGTTACTGTGG TTGGGGAACCTCTGCCACTGCCCAAACTTGAAAAGCCAAGTCAGGAGCTAGTGGACAAATACCATGTCCTCTATATGGACGCTGTGCAGAAACTGTTTGACCAGCATAAGACCCAGTATGGTTTCTCAGAGACCCAACAGCTGATTTTCCTGTGA